In [Chlorobium] sp. 445, one DNA window encodes the following:
- a CDS encoding phosphatase — MTSSSRSASPLRLAAIDLGTNSFHMIIVELLPDMSFTMIDRAKEMIRIGAGSMMTKQLSAAAMAQGLDTLMRFRKLAEQRGVDVQHIVAFATSAIREAKNGEEFMEMIASRVGIRTRIISGEEEGRLIYLAIRRAINIGKRKALMIDVGGGSVEFMIGDAQNLYFVESKKLGVARLLERFVTTDPISDRELSALEGHLVEEIRPVAKAAKAIGFDFAIASSGTAENIAAMILLAERGQEFEALNGSSFSRRGFLKLYEKLLAIPSEARRQISGLDPQRAELIVPGMVLFDVMMRLFDLKEITISEYALREGIVLDYLSRHLAPISLTKEIEGPRLRSVLELARRCQWDESRSRHIAHLSLQLFDQLESLHELGKVERELLQYAAYLHNIGYFISPSAHHKHSQYIIQNAGLKGFSPEEIQIMANVARYHRKSPPKVEHVAFQSLSPRNKHVVRVLASLLRLANALDRGHRQNVKSVKAIIHPKKIELRLTAISDPEIEIWAATQMSDMFEAVFSRKLVLSVEQNAD, encoded by the coding sequence ATGACTTCATCCTCGCGTTCCGCCTCGCCGTTGCGTCTTGCCGCAATTGACTTAGGCACGAACTCTTTTCATATGATTATCGTGGAGCTTTTGCCCGATATGAGCTTTACGATGATTGACCGCGCCAAGGAAATGATTCGCATTGGTGCAGGCAGCATGATGACCAAGCAACTCTCGGCAGCAGCGATGGCACAAGGCTTAGATACACTGATGCGTTTCCGCAAACTTGCTGAACAGCGTGGGGTCGATGTGCAGCATATTGTGGCGTTTGCTACCAGCGCAATACGCGAAGCTAAAAATGGTGAGGAGTTCATGGAGATGATTGCGTCGCGCGTAGGGATTCGCACGCGCATCATTTCTGGTGAAGAAGAAGGGCGACTGATTTATCTGGCGATTCGTCGTGCCATCAACATCGGCAAGCGAAAGGCATTGATGATTGATGTCGGCGGTGGTTCAGTGGAATTTATGATTGGGGATGCGCAAAATCTTTACTTTGTCGAAAGTAAGAAGTTAGGCGTTGCTCGGCTTTTAGAACGCTTCGTAACGACAGACCCGATTAGCGACCGTGAGCTAAGTGCGCTCGAAGGACATCTGGTCGAAGAAATTCGTCCTGTTGCAAAAGCCGCAAAAGCAATTGGCTTTGACTTTGCGATTGCCTCGAGCGGTACAGCGGAAAACATTGCGGCTATGATTTTACTTGCCGAGCGCGGTCAAGAGTTCGAGGCGCTCAATGGCAGCAGTTTCTCACGTCGTGGGTTTCTCAAACTCTACGAGAAACTGCTTGCAATACCTAGTGAAGCGCGGCGCCAAATCTCTGGCTTAGACCCGCAGCGCGCTGAACTCATCGTGCCCGGCATGGTCCTCTTTGATGTCATGATGCGCCTTTTTGACCTCAAGGAGATTACAATCTCTGAATATGCCCTGCGCGAAGGCATCGTACTGGATTATCTTTCACGTCATCTTGCGCCAATCTCTCTTACAAAAGAGATTGAAGGTCCGCGCCTACGCAGTGTCTTAGAACTGGCACGCCGCTGTCAGTGGGATGAGAGTCGCTCGCGCCATATTGCACATTTATCGCTTCAACTCTTCGACCAGCTCGAGTCGCTGCATGAACTTGGTAAAGTCGAACGCGAACTTTTGCAATACGCAGCGTATTTGCACAACATTGGTTACTTCATCTCACCATCAGCGCATCACAAGCATAGCCAATACATCATTCAAAATGCAGGGCTCAAAGGCTTCTCGCCTGAAGAAATTCAAATTATGGCAAACGTGGCGCGCTATCACCGCAAGTCGCCGCCAAAAGTTGAGCATGTCGCATTTCAATCGCTCTCGCCTCGCAATAAGCACGTGGTGCGTGTGCTGGCAAGCCTGCTGCGCTTAGCTAATGCGCTCGATAGAGGACATCGCCAAAATGTCAAAAGCGTCAAGGCAATTATTCATCCAAAGAAAATAGAACTTAGGCTTACAGCCATCTCCGACCCAGAAATTGAAATTTGGGCAGCCACACAAATGAGCGATATGTTTGAAGCAGTCTTTAGCCGAAAACTCGTGCTGAGCGTTGAACAAAACGCTGACTAA
- the uvrC gene encoding excinuclease ABC subunit C (The UvrABC repair system catalyzes the recognition and processing of DNA lesions. UvrC both incises the 5' and 3' sides of the lesion. The N-terminal half is responsible for the 3' incision and the C-terminal half is responsible for the 5' incision): MHTVQLQDHLENIESDISPTLREKLQNLPTSSGVYQFKDKTGQVIYVGKAKNLRARVQSYFRSCSEHNRKTALLVSKIADLELILTSSEVEALILENNLIKQLKPRYNINLRDDKTYPYIVITNEPFPRIFPTRTVVRDGSKYFGPYTDGKQMRALLDAISEIFQVRSCSLKLTEENIRAKKFKVCLDYHIKKCQGPCEGLQSEADYDAMISEVRKLLSGKTRDAIRSLEARMKACASALQFEQAAGLKRQLEALKRYTEKQRVMTIDDIDRDIFAIAAQDDDACGTVFKVRDGKLIGSMHYYFSNIEGVPMPELLTRLLEKYYLETTDTIPDEIFTAEAPAHLDALQALLKTRLAEQGESKTVEFIVPQIGDKAKLVSMCETNARHLLSEYLLQKQKRGEALAIPRSVYALERDLRLPKLPRRIECFDNSHFQGAESVSAMVCFVDGKPKKSDYRKFKIKSVEGIDDFAAMAEVIERRYSGSLATELPLPDLIIVDGGKGQLSAAYEVLTRLGLQIPIIGLAKRLEEVFFPNESLPHNLPKTSSSLKLLQQARDEAHRFAITFHRHLRDKRTLSTELTEIDGIGKAKAEKLLKTFGSLAQIELASVEQLAEVVGKKAAETVRRYFDQKRNQAQSADTDAPSLSDEVSH, translated from the coding sequence ATGCACACCGTTCAGTTGCAAGATCATTTAGAAAATATTGAGAGCGATATATCGCCGACGCTGCGCGAAAAGTTGCAAAATTTGCCGACTTCAAGTGGCGTGTATCAATTCAAAGATAAAACGGGTCAAGTGATTTATGTCGGCAAAGCAAAAAACTTGCGTGCGCGTGTGCAATCCTACTTTCGCAGTTGCTCAGAGCACAATCGTAAGACTGCACTGCTCGTGAGCAAAATTGCAGACCTTGAACTCATTCTCACCTCCTCTGAAGTCGAAGCACTCATTCTTGAAAACAATCTGATTAAGCAGCTCAAGCCGCGCTACAACATCAACTTGCGCGACGACAAAACCTATCCCTACATTGTCATTACAAATGAGCCATTTCCGCGCATTTTTCCAACCCGCACCGTTGTACGCGATGGCTCAAAGTATTTCGGTCCTTATACCGATGGCAAACAGATGCGAGCACTGCTTGATGCGATTAGCGAGATTTTTCAAGTGCGCAGTTGCTCACTCAAACTCACTGAAGAGAACATTCGCGCCAAAAAGTTCAAGGTGTGTTTAGACTATCACATCAAGAAGTGTCAAGGTCCATGCGAAGGCTTGCAGTCCGAAGCCGATTATGATGCAATGATTAGCGAAGTGCGCAAACTGCTTTCAGGCAAAACACGCGATGCTATTCGCTCGCTTGAAGCACGTATGAAAGCCTGCGCCAGTGCCCTACAATTCGAACAAGCTGCTGGACTCAAACGCCAGCTCGAAGCGCTCAAACGCTACACAGAAAAACAGCGTGTGATGACCATCGATGACATCGACCGTGACATCTTTGCGATTGCTGCACAAGATGATGATGCTTGTGGCACCGTCTTCAAAGTGCGTGATGGCAAACTCATTGGCTCCATGCATTACTACTTTTCCAACATTGAGGGCGTACCTATGCCTGAGTTGCTCACACGCCTGCTCGAGAAATACTACCTTGAGACCACCGACACCATACCCGATGAGATTTTCACAGCTGAAGCCCCTGCACATCTTGATGCTCTTCAAGCCTTGCTAAAGACACGCTTAGCTGAGCAAGGGGAGAGCAAGACCGTTGAGTTCATTGTGCCACAAATTGGCGACAAAGCAAAACTTGTCTCCATGTGCGAAACCAATGCGCGTCATCTTTTGAGTGAATACTTATTGCAAAAGCAAAAACGCGGTGAAGCCTTAGCCATTCCTCGCAGCGTTTATGCCTTAGAGCGCGACTTGCGTTTGCCAAAATTGCCACGCCGCATCGAGTGCTTCGATAACTCGCACTTTCAAGGCGCAGAGAGCGTTTCAGCAATGGTGTGTTTTGTCGATGGCAAACCCAAGAAGTCGGACTACCGCAAATTCAAAATCAAGAGCGTGGAAGGCATTGATGATTTTGCCGCTATGGCAGAAGTCATTGAGCGTCGCTATTCGGGCTCGCTTGCAACAGAATTGCCGCTGCCTGATCTGATCATTGTTGATGGCGGTAAAGGACAACTCTCCGCTGCCTATGAGGTCTTAACACGCTTAGGTCTTCAGATTCCGATTATTGGGCTTGCCAAGCGCTTAGAAGAAGTTTTTTTTCCGAATGAGTCGCTGCCACACAATTTGCCCAAGACGTCTTCTTCACTCAAACTCTTGCAACAAGCACGAGATGAAGCTCATCGCTTTGCAATTACATTTCATCGGCACTTGCGAGATAAGCGCACACTCTCAACAGAGCTTACTGAAATTGATGGGATTGGCAAAGCCAAAGCTGAAAAACTCCTGAAGACCTTTGGCTCACTTGCGCAGATTGAATTAGCAAGCGTAGAGCAACTGGCGGAAGTCGTGGGCAAAAAAGCCGCTGAGACAGTGCGCCGATACTTCGACCAAAAACGCAATCAAGCGCAGTCTGCCGATACCGATGCGCCATCGCTTTCTGATGAAGTGAGCCACTAA